tcaggaagaatgttgcagtattagcagtaatgttacagccaatggaagtgtctgtattgtgctttggtgggaggttaatttgatgtatttttagagttgtgcaggatatagcaagccctcaaaataaagaaaataactatagaaaacactccttgtattgaaaacaccactgcagagaaatctctaatgaaacaggaaaccctACATTCAGTACTGTGTGGTTCTTGCACTAACACTGAGCTAAATGCCTTTTGGATGGttgtacactaaaaataatgtaaaaatccctataaacaactgtccctgcattaaaaacctttcatcacaaaattacacacaagatactcaACCAGTGCATGAATGTTCAAGCGGTACCATGAAGATATGAGGCTTTTGGCACTGTTTGAAGGTTTTGAGGAGTAACAAACAGGACTTAAACAGAAAGAAGCACTCACTGCTAATGTTTAAGCTTGTGAATGTTGTTTAGGTGGTCTGTGTAAGGAAGAAACAACACTCTATGGTGTGGTACTGCTGGTGAATGCCATGGTGGAACACATACAGGAAATGGCCACATCTCTGGTTGCAGGGCACAACAACACCCACTTTATAACCTGTACCTGTGAATAACAGGATGTAACAGAGGCGCTgcatagtgaacagtgaagcacggtgtcttcgtgctgccatccttttccttgtcaggcatcaaatgtgcaaacccaaaatccacaatcttaataactgaatcttcagaagaatccttgaacaagagattccgtgaaaagataattagattagaatggcctcggagaaggataatatctgaatggaataaattcatactttttattataaaggccatacaaatgatggagatcaataatattccatgcaataaattctttaaaataagcagatggaaaatcaatgcaaaaaaacttcctttttttcacctttcctttcttttcttttctgtctatcctcaacaccaaccacttttctatttttattccctCCCATTCCATTAATTCCCAAcatatttcttctccctctcctaactcttcacccctgtctggctttaggtctccgtgaacactgatgcctttcctgtgcacgtagtgaactgctgacaccaggttcctcacgacgaccgaagcccgaggcgagcctctgtgaacctctcgtgtttcctgatcctctgaagcagccagctctccacctccaaggagctccatcacaatgtaggtgtgtgcctgtgaaaccaacatgaattagatacaggcatacaatgattaaatgcaaggaaaagaaaataatatgatcttaAACTAATTGTTACTTAAATCATTTTGTGTCAAAACGATTTAATATCAATGACATCTccaaaagaaagagtgagtgaagtTGAAAGTAGTGATAGGTGAGGAAAGCTACTTGGATGGTAGTACTTGGATGGGGTAGAGAAGTGTGTGTTAAAGACATCATGCAGTTGAACAAGCAACAAGGAAAGGTCTAGATAATTATTTGACCAACAGAACCATGTCTGTCCGCTTGAATGGGGCAATATCTAAAGACCAGAAAGTGAACtatggagtcccacaaggctcaaTTCTTGGCCCGCTATTGTTCGGCATTTATGTAAATGATCTGTCAGAGCACGTTAATGGTTTCATAGTGCAATACGCGGATGATACTCAAATATTACACGAAGGCACAGTTAACAACATCCATCAACTCATTAATGATGCTGAAACAACTCTAAGACAATGTAAATGCTATTTTCTGAGTAATGGCCTACTTTTAAATCCAAGTAAAACGCAATGTATTTTCCTAGGCAATCGCCAACTCCTAGCTAAGATTCCTCCTGACACTACCATACATTTTGATGGAGAGAACATACTTTCAAGTTATCATGTTAAGAATTTAGGAGTGTATTTTGATAAATATATGTTGTTTGATGTTCATTTAAATGAGTTACAGAAGAAGGTGACAGGCATATTAATGTATATAAATCGAATTAGTAAATGTTTTGATAAACCCACACGAATTCTTGTTACTCAATCACTTGCATTAAGCACAATATATTACTGCATTCAAGTGTGGGGATCAACAAACGAAACTCTTCTGTGTAAGGCCCAAAAACTTCAAAACTTTGCAGCTAAAGTAGCAGTGGGAGGTGGCAGGAAATATGACCGTGCATCACCTTtccttaaagaacttaaatggCTCAGGGTTAAGGAGAAACATATGTTTGACATTTGCGAAGATGTTATCCTGATGGCTTTctatcctttttatcttttaatactGTAAATGATGTGACAAACAGTAAAACTAGACAAAGAAACAACTTGCATGTTCCCCGGACCAGAACAGACAGCGGTGCCAGGGACCTCACTGTGTTGGGTCCTAAGTTGTGGAACCAACTCCCATCCACCATCACCCTGTCTCAAAATCTAAACAGTTTTAAGACTAACCTCAGGAAACATTTCCAATCTgcaaatattatataaatattttagaCATATGTTAGAAAACGCACAGTGATGAAGCTTTACACCCATATTTTATCCAGCATTTTATGGTCTTATTATCATTTAAACATAATTTTAAGgacattcatgtattttattttacttagagGTAGACATTGCACTTTAGTGTAGAAATACTATTTTAGTTACCATGATTATTTTatactcttaatattttttgaTGACAACATTCTGCAATTTAATCATTTAGTAGTATACTAAGATATTTCAATCTACAGTTTAGTTTTATGACCTCCATATTTATGTAAAGCTATGTGAAATATAATGTACTTAATAACCACTTTCGTGGAATaaagaatctgaatctgaatctgaatctatCCCTCACAGGGGAAGACATCAGCCATGCATacttatattattactactgctactactatgacAATTTATTTACCTTTACTGTCAAAATCACGCTGAGACAATTCACCAAAAATTCAAGTATGTTTTAATGCTTTCACTGATACAAACCAATttacagcaccagaagtaaagcatgaaatctttataataaTCATCTACgtgaaagaaggggattaaaaagaatggattttgcaatttgtacccagtttaaagattagagatggctgtagaacaagtaaaaatgtcTCAAAGTGATTAgtggttaaggaaagatgtagcaaacagcagcagcagcagtcaaagagttaataGTGAAGAATTAAAATTAGCAAGTAAATCAGCAACAGCAGAATAGAAAGTGGGTACTAACCTTAAAGCTACAAGCCAATAATAGGTTGGTTGTGGAAGGTCTTCTGTCTGGTGACATCTTGAAAAGGCTGCTGCTGTCGCTGATGACACTGTCAGTGAAGAGAATTGATGGAGCAACGTAGGAGTAGCCctgaaataataatgtaacaatACTATCTTTGGAAGagtacacacactcatataaatacatacatacattcatacatatacatatacaattAAGTCTTATTTGGGTACTTACATTGAACATTTTCTCAACATCTGGAGGAACGATTGCTGGAGAATCCTGTGGTATCATTGCAGTGAACTCTTCAGAAAAATTACTAACATCTAACTCAGTACTGATTCTTGGTACAAAGGGAGCAGGTACTTTCTTTTGAGCAAGGTCATCCCAATTCAATTtctgtcaggaaaaaaaaggaattaccACTTATTACAACCAAAccacatcaatttttttttctttctaaatgtATCTAAAAGTTGCATCAGTATAAACCACTTGGTCATTAggtcacaaccactactactaaagaCACAACATGACTTCAAGGTAATCTttcaaaggaaaatatgaaaggatgGTATTTCTACCTCCATTCCTGTTTCTCATTTACAGACTGGTAagcaaaggatgaaggaaagtgaataaaagaacAGGTATAGAGAGAGGATGACCAGCTTAGTTCAGATCACCCATGTTGCAGCTAAATTTGTACTGTATGAGTGAGCAGCCTCAATACAAACCTTAAAAAATACATGGTACAtcctacaaacaaacaaacaaacaaacaaaaataaataaatagataataggataaaaaaaaattgaaaaaaaaaataataataaaaacaaactgaaaatatataaaccaatacaaaacacaacaaacccacATACCACCAAACAAGACAGAGTGGAACCTCGCAGGGACGCCGATGATGTGCTGGTAATACGTGACACAGGAGAGCagagaggaatacaagccgcTGGAGTCGTGCTTGGAATAATAGTCGAGGAGAGCAGGAAACAGAGCCAGCACCACCGTGAAGCCGAGcaggtccaggatcagactgccgaATACCACCTTGCTTGTCCGTGCGTTCCTCTGCGGgtgttaggttcagttaggttatgtgaggttaggttaggttaggttaagttaggttaggttagcatatGTTAGGTAAGGGTAAGTTagcatatgttaggttaggttaggttaagttaggttaggttgggttgggttaggttaggttaagttagcatatgttaggttaggttaagttaggttaggttaggttaagttaggttaggttaagttaggttaggttaaaagaagttaggttaggttaagttaggttaagttaagttaggttaggttaggttaagttagcatatgttaggttaggttaggttaggttaagtgaggtcttttttatcttttattttctctcagtatttttttcttatagtattttgttgcctttgaccagtgtccctcctatatatacaaaaaataaaacaaaataaataaataaataaataaagtaaaacaagaacatttttacgactttaaatcattttcccgacacacttgtgcatggaggcagtgttccatgagtgttgagtgacaaatattgcatctcaacttagcaacacacaccaacacaacacactgctcaccttctccttgatgtccgcagcctgtagtgcccctctgtccctgctgtccacctcaccaccactgccgccgccaccgccatcgctgccgccaacttgcttgccggatcggagggttgccattgctctgaaagttacgttaggtttggttaagtggggccgtgggaagaggatgtagattaggttaggttaggctaggctaggttaggttaggttaggttaggtaaggcttggctaggttaggcttgcttaggtaaggtttggctaggttagaattgcttaggttacgttagataaagtttggttaggccaGCTTGGGATTAAGAAacgagatagccagtcttggggaggaggaagcaccagacagaagttagggtaggcttctttgggttaggcttggtttgcTTAGTGGCAGCTGAGGAGTGAGAAGCTCAACcacgttaggttaaatttgaggtaatattttagtcattttctctctcaccaccaaaattttcccactgtaaaaactttcttaatatttttttctgaaggttacaaaacaaagcacacgttttttcATCACAGACCCGTAAAcaccacccctttcttccttcacacacacacacacacacacacacacacacattccctcacagaaacttttaaacacgtagatataatatagcattttcttctttacacacacacacacacacacacacagacagcacTATATTCCTCTCACAACATGTAACCTTCTTACGTATCACAAACTTCCAAACTTCAttatcctctcacttcctcctcctgtgctttATTCCACTGCTTCCGTggcgtgggagagtgagggagagtgagggagagcgagagagagttttatcaccagctggaaggaaagtaccgctttgtttacatctaaGAAGACGCGGATGTCACTTCTGTCAACAGGGTTactaatactgagagagagagagagagagagagagagagagagagagagagagagagagagagagagagagagagagagagagagagagagagagagagagagagagagagagagagagagagagagattgtcatataaccattttatactcaagataataaaagacagcaagcgtttaattattaattttccaacTTTCTTCGCTTGTCTAACCTTTCTTCCacactgctgctggtggtggtggtcttcctgcttctctatttcgtccctctacatttgtatctgaaaaaaaaagattgtattactgaatcaacaccaatgaacgcttaaccttacctaacctaaagtgtacctctgtttttaccctctacccatcactacaacctccagtaccctcccctgctaggactccaacaccacaacacctcgtacagacccagacatcccacacacgtgcatctagaagcttcatacatcacaacacacgctataacacccctgacacgcttctactatcacagtcccccctaaaacactccagaaccttttattttacctccagcacaccacttctaccctcaaagacccagtacttatctgcaacatgcctttaacataaccaaaacacctcaaaagcaactccaaccacactaaaacaccttaaaacaccttaaacactcctaaacgcacaaaaaacaccctaaacacatcgaaagtgcaccaaaatatccccaaacacacttaaaatactccaaaactcaccaAATTGACTTTAAACGCATCGAAAACACACCGTacctacccaaaacacactcaaactcatccataacattctaaaacacacttaaaacatcccaaaacactgaaaacggcccaaaacacacttaaaacaccccaaaacacccagactgacctaaaatacccacaaacgcacccaaaattccccggtatccacacaaaacacacccaaactcgtccataacatcctaaaatacacttgaaacatcaaaaaacattgaaaacagtcccaaacacacttaaagcactcctaaacaagcctaagacaccccaaaacacaccaggaacgctaaatattgactcaaacatcaccaaatccctaaaacacacacttcaacacccTTTCAACATCTCcagacacactgcaacactccctaaacacctccagacacactccaacacctcttaaacacaccaaatacactggaagcactgtcagggaagacaaatactaccaagacagacagggcagcagggaaaattaagctaaatattgttttcttatcatttttctgttttaccacctcctctattccttctcctttcctcttcctcctctatttctcttattttcttactcattctactcttatctacacgtctgagtttagaaacacgtggaaacaccaggaaaacactgcaaagtacgataattattaccgaggagacagaggagccgatcaaggtccctggtccatgatggcggccgtgacgtcacggcaattttacgtaccgtaacggatttcatttcgaaattgacccctcgaaaaaatggagctaggctggaatgccttatatattctgacttgacaaatacttaaaataatattcacaatattaaaacagctttagcctgagtagtatttaaaaaatatccaaatgaaatatggaaaaagtgttgaaatattcggcaccatttaaatcattgaaaagtccacaacatttgaatttttaggaacgtaaaaatttttaaaaaatctgaactatcatcttacacaaTCAAAAGTGacctggaacaagaagtaaacaaataaaaccgaaattgtgtaaaaaccaagtgttgaacctaaatacgattaaaaaccactgaaaagtccacctattttgactcaacaacaagataaaacactttaaaacatacaaacaattttttcaagcaatgaaaagttagttacaagctcaaatagagagacaataacacaaaaagtgttgtaataacaacttttaacaggaccataaaccatttttaaagtccacttatttctctcaacaggaaccaaaaaacaatttaaaaatcataagcaatttttagaaatacaaaagacgtagttagaacgtgaaataaaaaatcaagtttgtc
The Scylla paramamosain isolate STU-SP2022 chromosome 35, ASM3559412v1, whole genome shotgun sequence DNA segment above includes these coding regions:
- the LOC135090495 gene encoding uncharacterized protein LOC135090495 isoform X1 encodes the protein MLAMATLRSGKQVGGSDGGGGGSGGEVDSRDRGALQAADIKEKRNARTSKVVFGSLILDLLGFTVVLALFPALLDYYSKHDSSGLYSSLLSCVTYYQHIIGVPARFHSVLFGEIELG
- the LOC135090495 gene encoding uncharacterized protein LOC135090495 isoform X2, giving the protein MATLRSGKQVGGSDGGGGGSGGEVDSRDRGALQAADIKEKRNARTSKVVFGSLILDLLGFTVVLALFPALLDYYSKHDSSGLYSSLLSCVTYYQHIIGVPARFHSVLFGEIELG